A DNA window from Providencia huaxiensis contains the following coding sequences:
- a CDS encoding GNAT family N-acetyltransferase — MDSEEPPNVRVACSGDIDEVVRLMHDAAAWMSAKGTPAWDVARIDRTFAETFVLRSELLVASCSDGIVGCCTLSAEDPEFWPDALKGEAAYLHKLAVRRTHAGRGVSSALIEACRHAARTQGCAKLRLDCHPNLRGLYERLGFTHVDTFNPGWDPTFIAERLELEI, encoded by the coding sequence ATGGACAGCGAGGAGCCTCCGAACGTTCGGGTCGCCTGCTCGGGTGATATCGACGAGGTTGTGCGGCTGATGCACGACGCTGCGGCGTGGATGTCCGCCAAGGGAACGCCCGCCTGGGACGTCGCGCGGATCGACCGGACATTCGCGGAGACCTTCGTCCTGAGATCCGAGCTCCTAGTCGCGAGTTGCAGCGACGGCATCGTCGGCTGTTGCACCTTGTCGGCCGAGGATCCCGAGTTCTGGCCCGACGCCCTCAAGGGGGAGGCCGCATATCTGCACAAGCTCGCGGTGCGACGGACACATGCGGGCCGGGGTGTCAGCTCCGCGCTGATCGAGGCTTGCCGCCATGCCGCGCGAACGCAGGGGTGCGCCAAGCTGCGGCTCGACTGCCACCCGAACCTGCGTGGCCTATACGAGCGGCTCGGATTCACCCACGTCGACACTTTCAATCCCGGCTGGGATCCAACCTTCATCGCAGAACGCCTAGAACTCGAAATCTAA